A stretch of Paenibacillus peoriae DNA encodes these proteins:
- a CDS encoding polysaccharide deacetylase family protein, with the protein MFIAKAGKWTAIMSITLSLFTGSLVISSNQALAADCSSGYVALTFDDGPNPSNTKALLSALKQNGLRATLFNLGQNAQNNPSLVRDQQAAGMWIGNHSWSHPHMTQLSTSQMSSEITRTQQTIQSITGTAPKLFRPPYGETNATLKSIETQNGLTEVLWNVDSQDWNGASTAQIVAAAGKLKNGDVILMHDQYQTTLQAIPQIAQNLKNRNLCSGMISPSNGRAVAPDGGNGETPPNKGTKVEAENMTKGGQYTSNISSPFNGVALYSNNDSVKFTQNFTSGTHSFSLRGASNNSNMAKVDLKIGGQTKGTFYYGGNSPAVYTLNNVSHGTGNQEIELVVTADNGTWDAYIDYLEII; encoded by the coding sequence ATGTTTATAGCTAAAGCAGGAAAATGGACGGCGATTATGTCAATCACCTTGTCTTTATTCACAGGCTCGCTGGTGATCTCGAGCAACCAGGCGCTTGCGGCTGATTGCTCGAGCGGTTATGTAGCGTTAACCTTCGACGATGGTCCCAATCCCTCTAACACCAAAGCGCTTCTTAGTGCTCTGAAGCAAAACGGTTTACGCGCGACGCTCTTTAATCTTGGACAAAACGCGCAGAATAATCCTTCGCTTGTACGTGACCAGCAAGCAGCAGGCATGTGGATCGGTAATCATTCATGGTCACATCCGCATATGACACAACTGAGCACATCGCAGATGTCATCGGAAATTACACGCACGCAGCAAACGATACAGTCCATTACTGGCACGGCACCAAAGTTGTTCCGTCCTCCGTATGGCGAGACCAACGCAACCCTCAAATCCATTGAGACCCAAAACGGTCTTACCGAAGTATTGTGGAACGTTGACTCCCAAGACTGGAACGGCGCCTCCACCGCACAGATCGTAGCTGCTGCGGGCAAACTTAAAAACGGCGATGTGATCCTGATGCATGATCAGTACCAGACTACACTCCAAGCTATTCCACAAATTGCACAGAACCTCAAAAATCGTAACCTTTGCTCTGGTATGATCTCACCAAGCAATGGCCGGGCGGTAGCGCCTGATGGCGGAAACGGCGAAACGCCGCCAAACAAAGGCACAAAAGTGGAAGCAGAGAATATGACCAAAGGCGGTCAGTATACTTCAAATATCAGCTCGCCGTTCAACGGAGTGGCTTTATACTCCAACAATGATTCAGTGAAATTCACACAGAATTTTACCAGCGGCACCCATAGTTTTTCACTCCGTGGTGCTTCAAATAATTCCAACATGGCCAAAGTTGACTTGAAAATTGGTGGACAAACGAAGGGTACCTTCTACTACGGCGGGAACAGTCCTGCGGTCTATACTTTAAACAATGTCAGCCATGGAACCGGAAATCAAGAGATTGAGCTTGTTGTAACAGCCGATAATGGGACATGGGATGCTTATATTGACTATTTAGAGATCATCTAA
- a CDS encoding NHLP leader peptide family RiPP precursor has protein sequence MATEVLQTQVIQKAWEDASFREKLMTDPKSAIRDVLGVVIPDHIQIKTLEETPDQFFLVIPPDPSGVLAASQKPRSMW, from the coding sequence ATGGCTACTGAAGTTCTTCAAACACAAGTCATTCAAAAAGCTTGGGAGGATGCCAGTTTCAGAGAGAAACTGATGACTGATCCCAAATCTGCAATTCGTGATGTGTTAGGAGTCGTGATCCCCGATCATATCCAAATCAAAACATTAGAAGAAACGCCTGATCAGTTTTTTCTGGTAATTCCTCCAGACCCCTCCGGCGTGCTCGCTGCATCCCAGAAACCTCGCTCAATGTGGTAG